ACCCAGCGCCCAGCCTCCGGAGGAGGCCCCGGCTTCGGCGGCCGGCTCGTCCTCCTCCATCGCCTGCTCCGCGGAGAAGTTCAGGGCGCTCATGCCGAGGGCCATCGACTGGAACAGGACCACGACCCCCCGCAGCACGGGGGCCTTGAGATAAGGGCGCCGGTCCGACCAGCGCGCCACCTCGCGGCGCACCGTCACCACGCGGCCTCCCTTCTTGCGGACCGAGACGGCATAGGCGCCCGGGGCGCGCATCATCACGCCTTCCAGGACCGCCTGGCCCCCCAGGAGGACTTCCTCGGACACGGGTATTCCGTCGCGCTATTTGGAAGCGCCCGTGGGACGCGCCGCATAGCGGCGCGTGAAGCGCTCGACCCGACCGGCGGTGTCGATCAGCTTCTGCTTGCCGGTGAAGAACGGGTGGCACTTGGAGCAGATTTCCAGGCGGAGCTCCTTGCGGGTGCTGCGGGTCACGAAGGTCTCGCCGCAGGCGCAGACCACGGTGACCTCCTTGTACTCGGGATGGATCTTCGGTTTCATGAGACTCTCCGTAGGCGCGTTATTGTAGGGCAGCGCCCGTCCGAGGGGCAAATCGCCCTCAGGAGACCTCGCTCATCGAGCCGAGGAACTCCTCGTTGTTCTTGGTCTTGCCGATCTTGTCGATCAGCAGCTCCATGGCCTCGGTGCTGGACAGCGAGTTGAGCACCTTGCGCA
The Candidatus Polarisedimenticolia bacterium genome window above contains:
- the rpmE gene encoding 50S ribosomal protein L31 translates to MKPKIHPEYKEVTVVCACGETFVTRSTRKELRLEICSKCHPFFTGKQKLIDTAGRVERFTRRYAARPTGASK